AAGTCAAATtttcataaagtttgaccaagtttataaaaaataatacaaacatttatcataacaaatatatatgatgtgaaagtacattcaataataaatctaattgtattgatttgttattgcttatgttaatatatatttttataaacttggtcaaagtttataAAGCTTGACTTTTACCAAAGCTAATACGCAgactaaataaaaacggagggagtatttaggaacggagggagtagtccctcctttccggtttatagggcgaacaagtacaatagtgggcttatAGCCTACTTACAtggcaattttgtctcatgcaagagcctggctatttgcgtgctccaaggctccgcaccatgccccacccctacacaaagactgccacgcgagcgtttgcaactgccatgttcggtttgcgcttggctctttgcctcttcgagaagacgaacaatgatgttactacttctacagtatcgaatcaactgctgcatgtccgtccacggcgtgcgggagggatagctagTTGTagtaagcaaaagcctgtcctcatctgcgagccaccgcatgcatgggtgagggagagggcgtgtagtagtaaaatcaagattctcctcgttgtacgagttgacgcaacacgtcatagcactggccccacatgcttgcctctaaaaaCTTGGCTAAAaaacccgcagtgtacaatatatttgctgcaacctctaacatttaccccaccacaaattaaaatatatattcctatcttgaccagatgagcgtgcaaattacaatcaccaggatgacaggtagggccaaaatattattttaatcaaaaaatgcttcgagacggcctcatagcatggagccgactcCAATGATTTTAAGCTTAGAGGCACGGTACATGCTATCCTAGACTATGTCACTATACTACCTCccctacacatgaaactgccacacgagcgtccgggttgcgcttggctcttcacctcttcgggaagtcaagcaatgatggtactactgcagtggagtaCTACTAGTATGCTTCTGtccatctgacaccgaatgaactgctgcctgtccaccgcgtgcgggagggggagcgtgtagcgaaagcttctcttAGTCCTGCGAGACACTACGCTCACGGGCGAGGGAGAGGGGTTGTAATCAAACCTTCTCCTTgtttgtacgagttgacgcgacacatcaaagcagtgcACTTGtcatacttgcatgtgttgatttaatgcaccttgaagtagtatgaatatgtggcGGTAAAACTTTGTAATGCCACGGccctaaagcgagagatggttatgcacgaggagggcgagatcatgccgACAGAACATGACCTGatgatggagctctctatggtctctaTGGACCTCACCTTGATCCACTACCCCTTGTGCCTCCggcccttgaagcctccagtgtatgaggttcgaatacacctcgtccgttcgtttgatcgagcaaggtgcaggtttcttgattgatgttttgttcgattgatttgtgcagtgcaagggaggacACCTGGCCTGCATGGACTGCCGCGGCGAGTGCCCCGGGAACCAGcagcagtgccagaagtgcgagcgtggcggtggcttcgacgtgcggaacacggcgatggacgccgtcctctcctcggtgagggtggagtgcctgcacgaaggctgtgggctctacatcacttaccacaagctcgccgatcaccagagcgtgtgtccgctcgcgccctgcaaatgccccgtgcccgtctgcggctatgAAGGCCCGCCACcggtgctctcccaccacatcagcaccgtgcatcccatgcctgTGCACatgatccagtacggcaaggtgctccagctgcaagtgccagtgtcggagccacggctctttcTGTTCacggaggaggacggccgcgcgtttttcttggtcggcggcgtgctcgacatcggcgtgcctatcgccgtgtcagtcgtctgcatcagagcgggggcgtccccactgccgcactacatGGCCAAgttgtgggcgaacggcccgccgggggagcccaaaggcaggaccgacgccgtcaaggtggaaatcaaggtgacaagcagcaaggatcccggagACGTCgtcgtgcaggagctgaccttcttcacagttccacCAAAGCTGCTGGCCGTGGCTGGGTTGTCGAGGACGGcatccctccacattcagattgacaagctcgcCTCCTAAATGATTCTACCGTGCCTtatgtttatcttagtaatatgctaatataggggttagctcggtctactttagcttaagagatggtgggttttggtggcgatgcagcaattacttcgacatcagatcatcagttaaagtaatttccaacagtcaaacggatattttgtgtctgttggatatgaagatcctttgggtaagaagtataagcagcttatatgcttgtttcaggaagtgttgcatacttgtgcaagttgacgcgacacatcaaagtagtactactactagtagtactcgcCCGACtacgcaccaggcagacgaagctcgtgtcgggTTGTTGCCATGTGCAgtccgcacattaaccaaaacctcgcgcctccagcttagcctccgcgttttaaacttctcaatctcaaggccaaggagcaacgggAACCTATGATAGAgacaatcggatggttgagaacactacaattcgtagctacagatgcgtgtgtgagagaggacaagtgcgtgcgtgcacctcttctcttcgtgtataacatactaaactcagagtacaagtgtatgtgggtggcatcaacctagggagctagagatggtgcgtgcgagaagtctcGAGAGACTAGGTGTGTCcgtgggaaagagggagagagatgATATGTGTCGATGTAATGCGTGCAAAAATAGACTAGTCTATaactcgccacgaggctattcccaTCGAACGCCCCAATAACcataagatatgtatccgacggtgccagttattgcacgtacataGCAGTAGAGAAGAAGTACCATGGCATATTACAAAACTGCTGCAccacgttacgccatccgggaatagtgccgcacttcgaaactagaaccgtcaataaattttgagcttgcgtctcgtcacattccaaattactaccacgctatatttaattgcaaacctattCAAACCAATCACAACCtacccacttaggagcgtattagtactcggttataaatactactatgccaagatgactgcacattcctccacAACTCCtaatccacaaaaacaaacaagtcattcagaaTCGTTCCCTTgcatctgccatggccagcgtgagttctaggtcgagagattaccaccagggataggcgagcatggaagcggacgcacgagagatgtcccgcctcgccgcgaaagcagccgacatgtcctgCCGTGTggcagtagcagcacagaggtcccgccacgccgccgaagcagcacggaggtcccgccgcaccgtcgatgtagtagactggtccggccgcgccacggaagcagcagagatgtcccaccGCGCCGCGAATGCAACAGAGATGTCCTCTCGCGCTGCAGCGGCCTAGGAAAATgtctcacgggcaggcgaggactcttacaggcacatgcatgcgatcgtccatagccagacgGATCAGATCTTCGgttgggcgaggttgcaggactacatgaaagcctcgtttgaacaagCTACCGGCATCATCCAACAACTAGGGGAGGGACATGCGAAGCTccggccgagcgcgacctgcagAGGGCGAAGATCGCTGGAAcggaggagaccgctgccttgttgaagaggacgggcgtcatcatcaagaaacttatggacgagaatgccatgctccacATCGAGCGcaaaaggctggtggaggaatccgtggatgctgccaagtagcatattaaggacatgaaactgatgaaagagatcatcaccgctcgccgcgagaactagtctccgtgACCTGCagcgcatcaagaaagtagagatcagcgagccagatcgttgtatgcgtcttccttcttcttttgctcttGTGTTTCGGGCGTAgtcgcatgtggcttttttaattatcttcctaaatatgtaagacaattattatccactgtcgtcgtccttatatattcatcagtcttgctataagtcgcagtagatgctatataggtccatcggatcttacaaaaagatccgtgcaaaattttcttttcagattttcttttctctctcttaaatctcagtcgagtgagacatagccacgccgttaaacaggggctcgggcgccattaatggagaccttgggagagaggtgggcgaaagatggaggtcaaagggctctcctcccgataagcacgcgcaggggtctgatcacACGCCTCCTGTACTCAAATAGccaccctgcacggcgcctcctagctaataaaaaaaggggacgtgtggcggcacgtaaatggtaagtagaacgcccacgatttcaataatacttgtgtttccgattgtaacatgataacacttgttccaaaatgactttgttgattgttaatgtgtgcgccttcgcaaatcagacagcaaaattaccacagcatgttggtgccatgtcatgacaccaaacCAAGTTTCATGCTTTTCATGAGTGTTTTGGATTTagaggaattaaaaaaccaagtttctcaatgtttccggccgagccacgacgcccagatgtttgaatttaattcccatttcttgcatgagacatAGAAAtctacccgaggacacacatgtgatttttcaaccaactttggtgcactggagcatgtgcttgtagctcaaacttgaattatgcacattaaatgaccagaaactcaattaatgtataaaaaggccaaatgaacctgGCATAATTGCAAAATTTAACAtgacactcatatagttctatgttgcctctgtaaagaaaatcaaggggggcagcgtatatcgtttcacacacaaaggtgacacgttccctctcagaaccacaagccttcttgagagaagctccggtttgcaagaagcttataccaaaacttgttccaattcggccaagttttttaccacagcatgttagtgccatgacgtgacaccatgccaagtttcatgatttccaggcgagttctggatttacaggaatttaaaaccaagtttctcaatgttctcggccgagtcacgacacccagatgtttgaatttcattcccatttcttgcatgggacctagaaattcacccgaggacacaccatgttatttttcaaccaactttcgtgcactggagcatgtgcttgtagttcaaaattgaattatgcacattaaatgaccagaaactcaattaatgtataaaaaaggccaaacgaacccagactaatcccaaaatttaacacgacactcatatagttctatgttgtctctgtaaagaaaatcagggggcagcgtatatcgtttcgcacacaaaggtgacacgttccctctcagaagcacgagccttcttgagagaagctctggtttgcaagaagcttataccaaaacttgttccaacTTGGCCAagttttttaccacagcatgtcagcatgttagtgccatgacatgacaccatgccaagtttcatgatttctaggcgagttttggatttacaggaatttaaaaaccaagtttctcaatgttctcggccgtgtcacgacgcccagatgtttgaatttcattcccatttcttgcatgggacctagaaattcacccaaggacacacatgtgattttcaaccaactttgctacaccggagcatgtgcttgcagttcaaatttgaattatgcatattaaatgtccagaaactcaattaatgtataaaatggccaaacgaacccggaataattgcAAAATTTAACAtgacactcatatagttctatggtgcctctataaagaaaatcaagggggggggggcagcgtatatcgtttcacacacaaaggtgacacgttccctctcagaaccacgagccttcttgagagaagctccggtttgcaagaagcttataccaaaacttgttccaattcggccaaattttttaccacagcatgttagtgctatgacatgacaccatgccaagtttcatgatttctaggcgagttttggatttacaggaatttaaaaaccaagtttttcaatgttctcggccgagtcacgacgcccagatgtttgaatttcattcccatttcttgcatgggacctagaaattcacccaaggacacacatgtgattttcaaccaactttggtgcaccgaagcatgtgcttgcagttcaaatttgaattatgcacatcaaatgtccagaaattcaattaatgtataaaatggccaaacaaacctggaataattccaaaatttaacaaaaTGTATACTTAATTAATATTTTCTCTATGTGGGGCATTTAATAAATGTCTATTATATATGTTTTCTACCCTATTCAAATTTAGTAGATATGACAGTTTGATGCTCTCACATAATCTATTATTGACACTACAGGGGATGTTGGTTCCTATGAACTACCATATCCTGAAGGTTAAAACAGGTACGTAATCATCTTCTCTGTTTTGCACAGTACACTACCAACCCCTATACGATGATGCACATTAAACTGTTGATACGAGTTTTATGTAAACTAGTGGCTTAAAGTTGATTTTGATATTGTTTGAAATTGTGTCAATAAAGATTTTTTTAAGAATATTGTTTGCTGATGTTGTCGGATGTGTGTATGAAAGATGCTTTCTTTTCCTCCCATTGCGACACACGGGCATGTTTTGCTactgtataaaaaaggccaaacgaacccggaataatttcaaaatttagcagggcactcatatagttctatgttgcctctgtaaagaaaatcaggggggaggcagcatatatcgtttcgcacacaaaggtgacacgtaccctctcggaaccacgaggcttgttgagaatctccggtttgcaagaagcttataccaaaacttgtcccaattcggccaaaaattatacatatgaaaacagggtttagattatcccgaacatctcgctacctagaccaatgcactgtgatttgaattcaacataaaatggatacaaatatttgaattggagatcgtatggtacatgtagttcatagtgaaatatgattactgctatatgcatgttttctgttatcaagataatatttaaatgatggtataacttgacaacaatcatattcccataaggaaaattgattcaaatttagtctgtatggtagacgacaatatatatgttcatagggtggagtaaaatgttcatataagatgcaagatcaaaatgtaggactacatccattataaaccgcaaggtcacctaacgatatattcgaattcaacataacgtggattcaaataCTGAAATTCGAGATCCTCGCAATtttaatcatataaaaagggacatgactctttcttgtggtgggaattgatttgttttttgttgttgttgagggaagtgcgaattgatttggtactgtacagggtaatcttgttctcctgattttttttactttttgcttgtagttttttcaatggcatttatagcaatatagtaaaaggggacatgactctctcgtgtcttgtatgaattttttttgtacacgttaagtttgttctgccgaacatggaatccgcgccttgttatcccgaaattttcaagctcgagtatcttttgtctcttCTGCTGTGAAACTCCCACCTCTTCAACCTGTGCCGCACCTTGATATCCCAAAATTTCGATGCGCGCGAAAAATCCCTCCACATCCGAAATCGGTCCCGCAGCcaagacacgcgaaatcccccttctacccctcagccgaaAATCCCGCCACGATGTCGTGtggtcaaaaccggtgggggtacgtcCGTAACTGTGGGGACCctgactcataagtcgtgatcaccgaatggaCATGTAAAGTAATCctagagatcaatgctcactgaacacacagaagctgaataacaagagtcttacatccatacataccgtcttacacaaattatgaccattatggtcaagtcttacatagataaagccTCAAGGGCTGAATACCAAATAAACTTAAGCAGTGGAAATCTTCGTTGATAGgtagaacc
The Aegilops tauschii subsp. strangulata cultivar AL8/78 chromosome 3, Aet v6.0, whole genome shotgun sequence genome window above contains:
- the LOC109768132 gene encoding E3 ubiquitin-protein ligase SINA-like 10 gives rise to the protein MVMHEEGEIMPTEHDLMMELSMVSMDLTLIHYPLCLRPLKPPVYECKGGHLACMDCRGECPGNQQQCQKCERGGGFDVRNTAMDAVLSSVRVECLHEGCGLYITYHKLADHQSVCPLAPCKCPVPVCGYEGPPPVLSHHISTVHPMPVHMIQYGKVLQLQVPVSEPRLFLFTEEDGRAFFLVGGVLDIGVPIAVSVVCIRAGASPLPHYMAKLWANGPPGEPKGRTDAVKVEIKVTSSKDPGDVVVQELTFFTVPPKLLAVAGLSRTASLHIQIDKLAS